From Platichthys flesus chromosome 19, fPlaFle2.1, whole genome shotgun sequence:
CCAGCACGGCCGACTACAACAGGGACTCACCGGGCTACCCCTCCTCCAAACCTCCCAGCGCCGGCTTCCCGAGCCCCTTCTTCATGCCAGGTACTCACATGCACTCCACCATCTCACCAGcacgtaccccccccccccccccacccccccgtctcacacgtgtctgtgtttctgtcagacGGTCACAGTGGAGAtcactggagcagcagcagcggcggcatGGGCCAGCAAGGTTATCACGGCAGCATGCTGGGCGCGGGGAACTCCGCCCACGGCCCCTCCCAGAGCTCCTCCTACTGCGGGATCCACCCCCATGACAGACTGGTGAgcagagctgtcaatcacactgtcaATGACTTTATAAGATTAAGGATAAACACACTGCCAGGTCACAATATTTAAATTTTGACAATAAATGATAAGTAATTAGCTcagaataaaaatattttattaacctGAATTGACGAAACAACTGCACAAGGAAATGTAGATGTGGTTTTTCAGACCAGTGACGGGAAACCAGTCTGATAAAAACTCAGTTTAAAGCCCATGTAAGTGGATTTATGGTAATTGGTTATTAAAGGTTATTGAATTTAAACGTTGTGACCACAAACCTGGTGAAGTCATCACTTAGTAAGCAACAAACATCTGTTGAATCCACCAGTGGTCAGTGATCCAGTATAAACTAAggtttccctgtgtgtttccaCTGGTCAGGCCTCGGCTGTGGTTTCTGTTCTGACTGCAGCTGTAAATCTGTCCCCGGTCGTTAGATGTTAAAACTAATACGAGTTCTGTGTAATCACTCAAAGATTCACGTGTATCCTCGCTGGCTTTTCATTTCCCCTCCCTTCTGACGCGAGGCTTCCTGTTTGTCGCCCCCTGTCTGCAGAGTTACCCCTCGCACTCGTCTGCAGACCTCAGCTCCAGCCTTCCTCCCATGTCCAGCTTCCAtcgagggggagggggagggggcgggggcGGGGGCAATCACTACAGCACCGCCTCCTGCACCGCCTCCACCAACGGGACAGAAAGCATCATGGGTAagacccctgtgtgtgtgtttgtgctccacTCGCTGCTGAGCTCTGAATCCTGATGGGTGGTGTTTTTCGCGGCGGAGAAGTCATCTGCTGTCAATCACCCGGGGGAGGAGCTAATCACGTTAGAGCTGATATCATTAATTAAGcgaaggagaaaaacatctctgTCAATTGAGACATTCCAAGTTTAATGATGTTCAGACAGACTGAACTGGAAGTTACCCGCCTCTCCTGTCATCTGATTGGACAGGACAGAACCACAGGGATCTCACATGATCACTGAAACGACCATGAGACGAAGACGCTGCAAGAAGCTTCAACCTGTTTCAAGTAGTGACGGAGCTGTTTGTCCCGTCAGCCCATAACTTTCTAACATCCTTAAAAGTTACTGGTTGGACAAAAGACATGCATGGTCTCCAGGGGATGAACTGTTACTGTCGTCCCCTCATGTCTGTTGAATTCACTTTCTAAAGGTTCagatgctctaatgttcagaaaacactgtccgtcgctgcagctcctctcttcagcctctgtctcaaacacctGGTTggagctcctgtctctttaagactcTGactggtgacccccccccccgctgggtTTTAGCTTTAATTCTGTTCATGAACGAGTGTTTGGACTCGGAGAGAAGATTCCACGTGTGATTGAGTCTAACTCATCTCCTGAAAGTTAACGTCAGCTCCACCATGTTTTAATCTTCTGTCACAAAAGCAGTTAAGATGAATGTTCCAGCTGGAATTAGACCCACATGATGGAAACCAGTTCAGcgtcagaggagagagcagccAGTCAGGGAACTGAGAGAAACACTTGTCCTCCATTTTGGCTCAACCTTGacatcactgacacaaacacacacacacagacagacacacaaacacacacagcgtgcCATATGGACCCCTTGCTTCGAGTCCCGTAGAGCAAATAGAACAGCAATAAGAAAcagatttaaagtttgttttcatgggAAGACATCTCCAACATTCCACAcagagatcacacacacacacacacacacacacacacacacacacacatgagccgGAGCATATGAGTGTAAACACAAGAAGAACCTAATAAAAAACATGACGCTgttgtttaaatataaacatatgaCAGACGTGTGTGCACACATgaacactcaaacacagactCTGTGTGTTTACGGCCTCGATTCTGCACTAAACAAACCACAGAGAAGCATCTGTGGTCAGTGCTGCTGTCAGTTACACTGGACTCTAATGCTGATCCGAGTCCCTGAAGGGAAACACATGAGAAGGTCCAAAAACGGCAGAAAGaccagtgagagaggaggaagctcCTGTCGTCCTCTGAAGGTCAAGGACACAACGGAGGGAATCGACCAAACGGGGACGTGAAGCCGATACAGAGACGAACACAGGACACGACAAAGTGCAGGACGTGTTGGGGAGACACTTTCTGAGTTTGTAAATAACTCTGTGTACAACGCAAAGTCCGGATGATTAAAAACAGATGATTAAAAGGCCCAAATTCACCTGTTTTCAACCTGGATTCACTCCTGATTGGTTGTGACTGAACACGTCCTGAGTGATGAACCAGCAACTCTCCTTCTCTACCAGGTTCCCAGTAGGTTCTGTGATCACACTGGGAAAACCTGGCACCTTCTAAAAACACAGCTCCAAGTTCAAAATGAGAAATAGACGTTAAAACAATAGGAAACGGTTAAAAAGCATCTTGAAGATCATTAGAGCACAAATATGAAAACTACAAAGTGATAGAGATAAGAAGAGTTGGtctgctgacctctgacctctgacctctgaccttcctcATCACAGATATATAAAACCAGTGTGTGAGGACGACAGTCACGTCTCAGTAGATTTAGTCTTAAAGTTTGATGTGATCATCAACTGAAGCTTTTATGAAATATACCTTTTAGCTGCCACGTGATTGGCTCATTCAGTGGCCGCAGGTGTACAGGTGCTCCTGAGGAAGGGGAGCGTGTAACCAGTATGTCATGTGGAGTAaggacacaggaaacaggaagtgcgGTGCAGAGGTATCTGGACATTTCagagaatattaaaaaaatagatTGATTTTCtctgaagagacacagacagaaaaaaaacaggaaaaaatctGTTTCATCTCCTCAGTGCCCCCCCTCCGCTGCGACTGTAAGCTCTCATTTATGAAAAAGATTTTCTCCTGCATATGTTCTAAATTATGCATCAAGTCGGGAtctgaagtttgtgtgtgtgtgtgtgtgtgtgtgtgtgtgtgtgtagcagtaatCCCTTGGATGCTTTACTAGGCCAGTGGTGTGGCGTGAGTGAGACATGAGGCTTTAACCCCGAAACATATGctgcttcctgcctctgcctctctctctctctaactgcTTAAAGAAGTCCAGTCCTGCCAATCGATGTAATGGGTTCATTTTCCATGAAAGGAtctgttatgtgtgtttgtttgtgtgtgtgtgtgtgtgtgtgtgtgtgtgtgtgtgtgtctaacttGTGTGTGCGAGCGTAAACTTTCCATCTGGGATCTGCTATCAGGAgcgatgagggagggaggatagcacagtgtctctctctgcgtttgtgcgtgtgtgagtgtgtatgtgcctgtgtgtgtgtgtgtgtatgtgcgtgtgtgtgtgtgtgtgtgtgtgtgtgtgtgtgtgtgtgtgtgtgtgtgtgtgggcgctcATCTGGTCCTGTGAGgtcacttccttcctctctggTCTCAGTGCTCTTCAAGTGTGTGAAACAGATTTAGTTATATTGAAGtattgcacacagacacacagacacacacagacacactgaggcTGTCATTCTCTTCAGATATGGATAGAATAGTTTCTAACAAACTGTTTCTGATTTCCGTCACGTcccagtgtgtgtcctgctggtcaatggacaaacacacatttccacttCTACtggttttatataaatattctgAACTTTTGTGACTCGACACCGTGAACTTCTTCTCACAGCTTCCAAaacatatttgttatttttcatgttaCTCAATGTGTTTTATCTGAGTGTACAATTTATTTACAAGTATACatctctctttttgtgtgtgtgtgtgtgtgtgtgtttgtgtgtgtgtgtgtatgtgtgtcacagCTAACCGAgcacagagcggagcagccagcagctctcagacagGAGATGCCTTAGGGAAAGCGCTCGCATCAGTAagtacaacacacactcatacagacacacacacattgatgcCTGTTTTGTCCTTGAACGATGACAAATTATTCTAgaattatattgaatattttgtaGAATccagtgagaggaagtggacgCACATCGTCCGTATTAATAATCACTGTTACAATGTGTTATCATGTTTCTCTAATTCTATGTGTCGGTTGTTTTCTAGATTTGCGTGTCACCGacttctcttttgtctttttccagatTTATTCTCCGGACCACACGAACAACAGCTTCTCGTCCAACCCCTCCACCCCAGTgggctcccccccctccctcacaggTGAGCACACACACGTGTAATAACCACACACAACAGCTCCAGCCACACAAAGCCACACAAAACCCACACTCACAGGAGCGAGAAGCAGAGCTGACTGAGGACCCGGCTGGAGACTCCACTGGTTCTGAGACTTTTAAAAACCACTCGAGACTCGActcaaagttgtttttaaagacaCAAACTGGTTTCAATGACTCAAACTGGTTTCAATGACTCAAACTGGTCCtaaatgtttacatttctcTTCAATTATCAGATTTTATGATTCAAGGAAACGTTTGTTCATCTTAAGTCAGTTGgtgtttaaagaaaaataataaaaacagatcctcctcttcctccttttcctccttttcctcctgttcctcctcttcctcctcctcctcctctacctgtTACTCCTCcactcagttttttttattttaaactcctTAAAGTGAAAAATTGACTTTTCCTAATAATAGAATTGGTTTCTAATTCTCTTGCTAGTCACCGTTTGATATTTCTCCGCCACGCCTCATGAGCGATCGTTTTAATTACGAGCACCACTTCGACAAATTGTTCACAACCCCAGCGGCTCCgcgaacacccccccccccctcctgctactcctcctccccctcctcctcctcctcctccccccctcatcGTTATGGCTGCCTGGGATATCGCCAGTGAAACCATAATTGGTGTTTATCATTGTGTCAGAGTTACTCCACTTTTTACAAATTAGAAATGAAGCCTATTAAAGCAAACTACATGCAAATTGATATCCAAGGCTAATTCTGCGAGGGTGTTTTACAATGTTGGACGTAGAATAATTTACCCCGCCGTTTAatacacatatttgtatttgcacaTGAATGTTCCCAGGTGATTATTCATGAATTAGCATATGGAAATGAGCATGTAATATGGataaaggagagggagagacaaaaTGGGAAGacaatgaaaaagagaaacacaagctAATGAGATGAGATCAGAGAAACAAGGGGAGAGATCAGTGGAGAGggtagagaggagagaggagagagggagggagggagagaggagagagggaggaagagaggagagagggaggaagagaggagaagggagggagagaggagagagggaggaagagaggagaagggagggagagaggagagagggaggaagagaggagaagggagggagagaggagagagggagggagagaggagtgagggaggaagagaggagaagggagggagagaggagagagggaggaagagaggagagagggaggagagagggaggaagagaggagagagggaggaagagaggagaagggagggagagaggagagagggaggaagagaggagagagggagggagggagagaggagagaggaagggaggagagagggaggaagagagggatgaggatAGAAAGGAGTTCCTCAAGTAAAAAAcgtacaatgtaaaaaaaatcacGGAAATAGCCGATGTGACGTAATTTAAGTTTCAATATATTTGTCGGAACCTGATCAGGTATCAACTCTAATTTAGGTAGATCACTAGATGCGTTGTTAGCATAATTGTTCGTGTTCTTGCTGTGTACTGTGCGTGTTCCTAGTgtatccactagagggcacaccACAGAACTCAAGACTGTATAGAACttctatatttgtattctataaATAAAGAACTTGGCGCCAGTGAAAGTCAGGTGCTGCCCCTACACTGCCCCTACTGGTCCTGTGTGTATTGCATCTTGCGTGCTGTTAATTTCTACGTACACGACACACATGATGAGTTAAAATCAAATGTATCGTCATCCTTTGATTGACATGTCGTACAAATCAAAACAGGAAGAAATTTAGGCGACTTGCTTGTAGTTACATCAACGAGCCTCTAGAGCGACTTCTCATCTGATGCGCCTGGACCTTCACTGATTATCATAGGATTTTTCCATCAAAGCTTAAATGATGTTACGGTTTGATTCCTCGTCTGAAACCGGGACATTGTTGTGTTGCCTCTGTTCACCGGCGTCTCTCCGAGCCTCATATGAATGTGAATGTCTCCCCGTCCGTCCACCAGCTAATGAGACCTATTGCTTCAGATAAAGCCCTTCAGAGTGGCGTCGCGCAcaaaggcagacacacaaagcttgTTTATTCAGCGGAGGGCTCATGCTAATCAACCACTTGTACCTTCTCAAAAACAAAGGCCCGATATTTGCATTTCTGCAATGAGATATGAGtcggtttgtttttctcttgtctTCCTCGTCCCCGTGTCTTTTATGTCCGAGTGGATAAGATGAGACTCCTCGTCTGTTGAGGACACGTTTTGTTCGGAGCCGGACGTCGAGTGctttctgttttcattcccGAAATATAAAGGAGCAGGTTCGGGCTCCAATCTGCCACAGGACGCTGGAGcgtttcccagcatgcactgggaGGGACACAGGATGTTTATATGAACTAAAGTGTCCTCACATGATgatgtctccttgtctcctctctcctagCTGCCAGTTCAGCTGTGTGGTCGAGGAACGGTGGACAGGGAGCGTCATCGCCAAACTACGAGGCTCCGCTACACTCTCTGgtacgcacacaacacacacagacacacacattgtgttatgaATATAACATATGTAACATATAAGATTTGGTTGCGGTACTTTTACAACTTCTGTGTCCACTTGTCCTGCAGCAAAGTCGTATCGAGGACCGTCTGGAGCGTTTGGACGATGCCATCCACGTTCTGCGGAGCCACGCGGTCGGGCCGTCTACGGGTATGCCCAGTGGCCACGGTGAAATGCACAACCTCATCGGGGCGGCGCACACGCACAACGGGGCCATGGGCGCTCTGACCAGCGGGTACGGGTCGGGACTGCTGTCGGCCAACAGACACGCCCTCATGGTAGGAACAGACAGCATGTGTCACTTCTATTCAAAGTTAGTTGTCACCTCACGTCCTCAAAAACAGAATGTTCCACTTCCGCCAAGATGAAacaagagaggagagcaggaatCGAACCCGTGGAGTCAAACCTCAGTAATACTTTCCATATTTaagtcttttgtctttttttgtcaacttgaaacaataaatataatgaacCGAACAGATGTGTgacacaaggagagagagagagggagggagagagagagagagggagagagaaagagagagagagagagaaagagagagcataATGAAAACCAGTGTAAACACACTCAGATGCATGAAACTGTTCAGACTTTGTTTACGTGTGTTGTACGTTACTGTTCATAtttacatgtgcacacacaccagatgttcacacacacacacacagtaacacaatgaATACTTTTGTCAGACACTACTATACGTTTTTA
This genomic window contains:
- the LOC133975278 gene encoding transcription factor 4-like isoform X4; translated protein: MYCAYTIPGMTGSSLMYYYNGKAVYAPSASTADYNRDSPGYPSSKPPSAGFPSPFFMPDGHSGDHWSSSSGGMGQQGYHGSMLGAGNSAHGPSQSSSYCGIHPHDRLSYPSHSSADLSSSLPPMSSFHRGGGGGGGGGGNHYSTASCTASTNGTESIMANRAQSGAASSSQTGDALGKALASIYSPDHTNNSFSSNPSTPVGSPPSLTAASSAVWSRNGGQGASSPNYEAPLHSLQSRIEDRLERLDDAIHVLRSHAVGPSTGMPSGHGEMHNLIGAAHTHNGAMGALTSGYGSGLLSANRHALMGGSHREDGGSGLRGGHSMAGPGPQLPAQSASSPDLNQPDPYRALSGGLQGQSTSSVSSEIKSEDEGDENLLQDSKPLDPKREDADSKELKANDRSRPSNNEDEDLSPEQKMERERERRMANNARERLRVRDINEAFKELGKMVQLHLKSDKPQTKLLILHQAVAVILSLEQQVRERNLNPKAACLKRREEEKVTVSSDGTPLSLAAAHHAAASVMGDGSNPMGQMSKVPEFIKMMSDHFL
- the LOC133975278 gene encoding transcription factor 4-like isoform X5, yielding MYCAYTIPGMTGSSLMYYYNGKAVYAPSASTADYNRDSPGYPSSKPPSAGFPSPFFMPDGHSGDHWSSSSGGMGQQGYHGSMLGAGNSAHGPSQSSSYCGIHPHDRLSYPSHSSADLSSSLPPMSSFHRGGGGGGGGGGNHYSTASCTASTNGTESIMANRAQSGAASSSQTGDALGKALASIYSPDHTNNSFSSNPSTPVGSPPSLTAASSAVWSRNGGQGASSPNYEAPLHSLQSRIEDRLERLDDAIHVLRSHAVGPSTGMPSGHGEMHNLIGAAHTHNGAMGALTSGYGSGLLSANRHALMGGSHREDGGSGLRGGHSMAGPGPQLPAQSASSPDLNQPDPYRALSGGLQGQSTSSVSSEIKSEDEGDENLLQDSKPLDPKREDADSKELKANDSNNEDEDLSPEQKMERERERRMANNARERLRVRDINEAFKELGKMVQLHLKSDKPQTKLLILHQAVAVILSLEQQVRERNLNPKAACLKRREEEKVTVSSDGTPLSLAAAHHAAASVMGDGSNPMGQMSKVPEFIKMMSDHFL